The sequence TCACTCGTCTTACCTTCGGTAGCTATACCAAGCTCACGCGCCACCTTCACCAACTTTTCACCTTCATTAGCTTCTTGAGCTTTAGCCTCCTGAATCTTTTGTGTAGATTCGATCTTCGGTGGTACACTCGGTGTGGGTGAAGGGGAAGGTAATGTAGATATCTCCATTATCTGGCGCTCGAATTCTGCCTTGCCCCTTTGAAATTCACTTACGGCCCTCCCGAGTGATCGGGCGAGTTCTGGAACCTTCTTCGAACCGAAGAGGAGGAGAATTATGAATACGATTATTATCCATTCCCATCCATGTAGGCCGAAGATCTGCAGTACCAAACTTTGCATTTTTAACCCATATAATATGATCTATTGCCAAATATATATGCATATAATTGTGTATGCATTTCCCATTCTCTCTTATTACTTCCTAATCAACTTCATGTTACTTCATTACTTCATGCCTATCTAAGATGTGGATACCTTCCCCTTTACTCTATACTTTATGAAGAGATAACCAGCGCTATAGAGTAGGAGCATTGGTAAAGCAATAAACCACATAGTTATACCACTACCATCTGGCGTGATGATCGCTCCAAAGATTACGATGATTACGATCGCTACTCGAAAGTTATTCTTCCAAAAACTGGGCTCTACAACACCCATCTTCGTCAATAGGTACATGATTATAGGTAATTGAAATGCGATGCCGAATGCAAAAAGGAATAGAAGGACGAAGCTGATAAGGCTGTCCAAGGTTATCGTGGTCATAGCTTCAAAGCTGAGGGCATAACGGTAGAGGAAGGCGAATGCCCATGGTATTACGAACGTATATGAGAATAAGCAGCCAGAGATAAATAGGGCGGTAGCTGGGCCCAGTATCGTGAGGATCAGCCTCCTCTCATGGGGATATAATGCGGGATTCACAAATGCACCTATTTCATAAATTATGACGGGCATACCGATTATGATACTTAGGAAGATCGCGATGTAAACCGCCGATAGAAATGCCTGTTGAGGCGTAGTTACGATTATTTGGACGTATTCGGGGACTACATCTGCTTTGATCTTATTCACAAATTGCATAGCAAAGTTGTTATAGATATCGGGATAGAGGAAGGGGAAGGAGAATTCCCCAATCCTATACTCTTGAATTCTAAAACTAAAGACGATGGCAAAGATGACGATCAATGCTACCATTATCTTTATCAATCTACTTCTCAATTCTTCCAGATGTTCCAACATCGTCATCTCTTTAGACACACGAGATCGCCTTCTTGCTATATCACACTTTGGTACTGTTTAAATATTACTGGAGGCATCAACTTAAATGCTTTGAAGGTGAT comes from Nitrososphaerales archaeon and encodes:
- the tatA gene encoding twin-arginine translocase TatA/TatE family subunit; translation: MQSLVLQIFGLHGWEWIIIVFIILLLFGSKKVPELARSLGRAVSEFQRGKAEFERQIMEISTLPSPSPTPSVPPKIESTQKIQEAKAQEANEGEKLVKVARELGIATEGKTSEQLKEEIKKALEAT
- the tatC gene encoding twin-arginine translocase subunit TatC codes for the protein MSKEMTMLEHLEELRSRLIKIMVALIVIFAIVFSFRIQEYRIGEFSFPFLYPDIYNNFAMQFVNKIKADVVPEYVQIIVTTPQQAFLSAVYIAIFLSIIIGMPVIIYEIGAFVNPALYPHERRLILTILGPATALFISGCLFSYTFVIPWAFAFLYRYALSFEAMTTITLDSLISFVLLFLFAFGIAFQLPIIMYLLTKMGVVEPSFWKNNFRVAIVIIVIFGAIITPDGSGITMWFIALPMLLLYSAGYLFIKYRVKGKVSTS